The segment TCGAGGTCGGCCGCGCGCTCGAAGACGGGGAACAGCTCGGGGTCGTCGAGGTTTCTCCCGTTCACGTTCGAGCCGATCTGCACGCCGTCGAGGCCGAGCTCGCCCACGCACCGCTCGAGCTCGCCGATCGCGAGCCCGGGATCCTGCAGCGGGATCGTGCCGAGCCCGGCGAACCGCGTCGGCCACCGCCCGACGATCTCCGCGAGGTGGTCGTTGAGCAGGCGGGACAGGTCGAGGCCGTCGGCGGCCTTCGCCCAGTAGCTGAACATGACGGGGACCGTGGAGAGCACCTGGAGATCGATGCCCGCCGCGTCGCATTCCGCGAGGCGCTTGACCGGATCCCAGCAGTTGTCGCCGATCTCGCGGAAGACGCTTCCGCCGACGATCATCCGCGCGCACCCGGCGCGATGATGCTCGAGCCTCACGAACCCGGGGTACCCGTAACGCGCCTCGAGGTCCGGCCACTCCTTGGGCAGGACGTGCGTGTGGAGGTCGACCTTGCGGGGCATCGCCCCCGTCACGCCCTGGCTGCCGCCGGCGGCTGCATCACGGTCCCGCACTTGCGGCAGGTGCGCTTCGCCTCGTCGGCGAAGAACCCTTCGATGACCGGCTTGAGCTGCGTGCCGAGGTCCTTGCAGT is part of the Candidatus Polarisedimenticolaceae bacterium genome and harbors:
- a CDS encoding amidohydrolase family protein — encoded protein: MPRKVDLHTHVLPKEWPDLEARYGYPGFVRLEHHRAGCARMIVGGSVFREIGDNCWDPVKRLAECDAAGIDLQVLSTVPVMFSYWAKAADGLDLSRLLNDHLAEIVGRWPTRFAGLGTIPLQDPGLAIGELERCVGELGLDGVQIGSNVNGRNLDDPELFPVFERAADLDAAVFVHPWEMLGRDRMSKYWLPWLVGMPAETAVAVCSVIFGGVLERLPSLRIGFAHGGGSFPGTFGRIQHGAEARPDLVPCAPSGYLGRFFVDSLVHDADALRFLIRLVGAERIALGSDYPFPLGEEVPGAMIESMSDLDAETRTRLLSGTAMEFLGR